The sequence below is a genomic window from Pempheris klunzingeri isolate RE-2024b chromosome 12, fPemKlu1.hap1, whole genome shotgun sequence.
ACGGCCGCTGCGATGAGGACTTTACATGGCGTCCATCTCTCTTTGCTaaatgatgaggaggaagagatgagaaCGGTTTGTTAAAACACCGAGTCTGTGGAGCACAAAGTCCCTTTCACACATGTTGACACAGAATAATAAGGTCATCTCACCTGAGCTTTGTTGTACCGCTGACTCTCTCGCCTTTTCGCGAAGaactgcgcacacacacacacacacagagaaaagaattaGAAATCAAACTGATTGCTGCTTAAACAGCGACTCACAAAGAGAATCTGCACTGCACAAATAAATGACATCCAAGCAGGCGCGTGCACTCACCAGAACCAGCAGGCCGGCAACGACagccagcaccaccaccacgaTGACGGCGATGATGCCACCAGACAGGTTCTTCATGGTGAAGGTCGGGGCCTCCTCATCAACATAGTACACGAGGATGTTCTCCATCTCCAGCTTATTGCCGTCCACAGATGGCTCAAACTTTTTCTGGTCCTTGAACAGAGGCAGCACCttcacctgcaggaggagaccaGGTGATAAACATAGCAGGGGTCAGTCAATGAGTCTCTTTAAGCCTTTTACGTGTATGttgttatcattaaaaaaataaataaatagctttAACATACATCTTTCTCCATGTAGTAGGCCATGTGGGTCAGGTCAGTCTTGCGGTCTCCTTTTGGCTTCTTCACATCCACCACAATCAAGCGGGCATCAGAGTCATACTGCAGGATGACAGACAGTTAGTGGGACATTTCAGTGATGCTGttgtgaaaattaaaatgttttatgtagAAATATGACAAAAGTGCATGTTGCATTTTAAAATCAGACTCTCACTCACCTTGACTTCGTCCACCATGTCCTTCTTAAAGCTGCTATAACGTTTGTGAATGGCATCCGCAATGGCACTGTATGTGGGCAGTAAGTTAGATCATAAGTGAGATATTCAAATTGATGTTAACAATGAGGTTacagtttcattaaaaagaaaagtagaggAGGCTGTAAAATATACTTACACCTTCAATTTGCTGGCATCCACTTTACCGGTCACTGGTTTGTGTGTCAGCTGAAGACGGATCCAGCTGGAGAAAAGTGAACATCAGCATTTCAGCGTTCAGAACATTTGCACTATTCATCCCAATACCGTTCCTCCACACTGCTGAGGATCAAGATACTTACAAGGTCTCCACCAGCTTGTCACAAGTGAGAGTCTTGTCTCCCTTGTCGGTTCGTCGAACGCCAGCGCTGTTGACGCACCAGCACTCGTCTGTGTTGTTGCACTGCTTGGCCCTGAATTTGCCGTCGTTCTCACAGTCTGGGTCATAGATGCCATCGTTGTCTACGAAGGCGGTCTCCACAGGTTTTCCTCCCACTGTGCGGGTGTCCAGGCCCTTTTTAGCTCTGTACATCTCAGCCTTCATCAAGAAGCACTTAGGGATCActggtgatggggggggggagaaaaggtCGTCGTGAGTTGAGCaggcaacaacaaaagaaacaaagtgcAAAGGAAAGGCTTGATCACAACACGCATCTTTTACTTACATGAACTGCAATTCAGCGGCTGTTTAACGTTGTCCCCGATCATGAGGTAGCACCCACATGGGTTTCCATCACAGGTGGCCCACTTCATAGTGTCACAGGAGCCTACGCGGAGAAACACAAGGGTTTGTCAGTCTGACTGAATCTAAATGACCGTGCAGGTCACAAATCCCCAGCAAACACTCTTGGTTTAACAAAAGAGCATGTTTGGTTAAATATCAGCCAAGATTTATGAACTCCACCGTGCTAGGATTGTGTTTGACAGCATGAAACACAACTGGAcgaagggttagggttagggacaAGTTTGATTTACTCTCTAGAaacagtatgtgtgtgacaggctCACAGTCAGCCTGTTTCATGAAGGACTTATTGTCCTGTCGGTTATACAGGCCTATAAACAGAAggggcagagcagcagccttCTCTGTCACCTGGGCGTTGGTTTCTCCAAACAGAAGAGTCCCCAGCGAGCGGGACAAACGCTcccaacccccacccctccaaGATGTCCGCTTTTCATATCCAAACACCTTCAAACCCCGAAGTTTTCCACCTGTCGTAGCAACTACCGCCATTCACAGCGAGCAAACATTACACTGAAGGCAAAGAGGAGCTTAGAGGTAAACTCCACATGAACAGGTAGTTTCACTACAACCTTCAAAAGGTATCCAATAAGCGTTCttcaaaattaaatgttaaCAATTAAGCGTTGTGTTTAAGCCAAACTGCGTTGTAAGACACTTTTAGCCTAATAAAGTTTTAACAGATCAAAGTACTCACAGGTCTGAGCCGACGCTCCCGCCGCGAGAGCAGCGAGCACGAGAACAATCCACATATTCATGATGAAGTTAGtaaaaaacctaaaaacaaCGTTTCCCTCGGTTGGCTGTTTCAGTCCGCCCGTCGTCCACAGAGGTCAAAGATGGAGTAAAGACTACCGTCGAGGTACACAAGGCTTCCTCTTTCTTCACCAGGTGTGTCCTGGTCCAACCTGTTCGGTCAGAAACTCAACGAGAGCGCGCTCAAAGGTAAAGTGCACGAGTATCGAAGTCAATTTACTGTGTAAAGCTGCTTAATAATTATGTCCCTCTCGGCTGTTGTAGTTGTGGAACTGATACAGAACTGTTGTGAAGTAAACTTATAACACAAATGTCCACTGACGTCACTTAATTTGCATAGTcaaggtgtgtgtatgtgtagggGGTAGTCAAACACACCTGGTTTCCGGTATCACCatatttggtctctctctctctgttgacatgtttttcttttatcattctGCTCACCAACAAATCTAAatgaatgtaatataatatagatatagatatataatatatagacCCCAACATACAGTTTTTTAAACGTGCTACAAGTTTTGTggttcattttctgtgttttattgtgaccTTTATACTTGAAGAATCACTATCACATTCCTGAGGAATGTTAATAAACCCAGTTTCAAGTGGCCTTTGTATAAAAAGGTGTTCATATGTTTTGCTGTACAGTTTTAATGTGCCTGTAGGAAGTAATGTACCACTTTACACAGTTTGCAGTGGTTTATGTAATCCTCATATTCCCAATGTATAATACTGTAGTATTTTAATAGAgccttgtattttttttatcccagCTTGTATTCTCACAGTTCTTTAGATATCATAGCCTACTTTATATGGtctgtaaatggtaaatggtctgtatttgtatagcacctttctagttatttcaaccactcaaagcgcttgacatcacatcctcattcacccattcacacatcaatcatacaggaggaatgtaattctgactattctttcatactcattcacacactgaggctgctTCAGtagcaagttggggttcagtgtcttgcccaaggacacttcgacatgttgacccataggagctggggatcaaacccccgaccttctgattgagggacgacccactctaccactgagccacagttttgtctttgtttactCTAAACTGAGACGCTCTGTGTGACGTGATGACTTCATCAGCTGTCCAAGCAGGTGTCTTACTTGACAGAAACCAGAGGCTGGGAAACATTTTTTCAGGTATTGTGAGTCACGCTGAGTCACAGCCTCAGGTCTCGCAGAGATTATCTCACAAGCACTAAATATTCTCACAAGCACTGTGCCCAATGTTTTAATCCTAATTCATTAGTTGACGTCGATCAACAATCAatacagaaaaggaaagagaagaggacaACCACAGAGAAGAGTAAAGAAAACTGACTCTCTGAATTGCTATGTTTCTAAAAGCACAACATCACTAAAGTATGAGTTCAACACCCCAGTACATGTgtgcaaatataaaaagaagAGGAGCTACCACACCTGGAATGTCTGACTGTGCAAAGGCACATAAGACAACAAATACTGATTTTAGACAGATTATTCTCTCCCACAAGTGTCGCCGATACCTCTCTATCTGTTTGTGAATGTAAGTCAATGGATGTCATCTTTTAAATTGTAATATCCCAGTGTTTCATTATCTCTTGGAATCCATATTAACTGTCTAATAACAACAAATCTGATAACAATTGATAAACACAAAATTGTCCTTACTCCAATCAATTCCCTTATTTGAGTGATCAGCCAATGTTTTCTCATGAAGTCAGTTGGCGTATTTCATGACCTTTAGCTTACCTCCTACAATGTCACAACTGGTCTCAACACcgatatatatatgtgtgtgtgtaaatacatGCACTTTGCTTGTGATGTGGCCCacacaatgtaaaaacactgcCCATGCAAATGCTGAAGGACTTTTTTAGAAAAATCTTGACATTATGACTGTATTCATCAGTGCATgtgaatggtaaatggactggaCTTGTATAGAGCTTTTCTAGTCTTTTTCTGCTACAGTAACATTCACACCCCATTCCTACACTGATGGGAGCACTTATGATAGCTGATGATTTGAAACATAATTCAGGTAAAACAATCTGctttgttttataaaaaattcCTGTTTTGCAGGGCTCTGATGTAAAACCCTATTACCATGCACTCACTTTGCTGGTTGTCTTACTAAACCGTCTCTCTGGTAACTAAAGAGACTTAAAAGCAGCTCACGTAACGGTGTGTGTTACTTTCACAAATGCTTCTGAGGGCAGATCTGCCATTTTAGCTGTTGCATCTCTTCCTCACGAGTTTAAGGTGTACCTCTGATGTTCCTGGATCCATTTCAAGGATCTGCATGCCCCGCCTATCATTTGTGTAAAAATATTGCATGAACAGTCAACACTAGTCAGAATAAGAGGaggttttccttttcttcccaTCCTGCTGATATTTCATGCAGCCTTTGCTAATGAGAACAGTGACACCTGTGGTTGAAAGGTGGTTGTTGTGGTCCAAATCCACACTGTTTACTAGTACTAtaaagtatattaaaaaaaaaaagtatatcaAGTATACATTATAGTGTAGACAGGATATGGACATACTTTTATACTctattatttttgaaaaaagattTTGAAAAGCTGCTACAGTCAAACTTTGAGTTGTTAACCAACATAATtcattccttcttttttttattcccagtTTTCTTCTAACTTCATTGGCGACTTTTTTCACAGCTGTGAGTATTGTCTGTACTTCATGtttgcagtggaaaaaaatgaatagaagTGAAAGTTTAATGTCCGGACCTGCCTCTTAAGTATAATTAAGGATGTAACTGTAAATGCAAGTAAAAGCAAGTCTGTAAaacagagccatcattaatgaTACAGGTTACACCTGTAATGATCCTGTTTTATAACAAGTGAAACATTGGGATAAATGTGTGCTGTGAGAGGTCtgtgacaaacaaacacaagaagcAGAGGCCTACTCTCCTTGCACCTTCTGCATCAATCAATTTTGGGAACTATTTAGAACAATTTTCCAGGTTGTCAATATGGCAAACATTTAAAGGAATCTACTGGTGCTAAGCAGAAAAAGGTAAAGACGATTAAAGACAAATTTTAGGGAGAAATTTTGATGTgcaaaaaatgacaatttgcaTCTGCATTTCTCCCAAATTCTATTATGCTGCTTCCAATTGTTAAAGCCATGCTTTGTAAACTTTATGTCTGATATACACCAGCATGTtagctcctctaagtcagcatgtcgaagtgtgTTCTc
It includes:
- the epcam gene encoding epithelial cell adhesion molecule — translated: MNMWIVLVLAALAAGASAQTCSCDTMKWATCDGNPCGCYLMIGDNVKQPLNCSSLIPKCFLMKAEMYRAKKGLDTRTVGGKPVETAFVDNDGIYDPDCENDGKFRAKQCNNTDECWCVNSAGVRRTDKGDKTLTCDKLVETFWIRLQLTHKPVTGKVDASKLKVAIADAIHKRYSSFKKDMVDEVKYDSDARLIVVDVKKPKGDRKTDLTHMAYYMEKDVKVLPLFKDQKKFEPSVDGNKLEMENILVYYVDEEAPTFTMKNLSGGIIAVIVVVVLAVVAGLLVLFFAKRRESQRYNKAQQREMDAM